In Bradyrhizobium sp. CCBAU 051011, the following are encoded in one genomic region:
- a CDS encoding branched-chain amino acid ABC transporter permease — protein MNTTIMLFLLQDGITNGAIYALLGLALVLVFAVTRVILIPQGEFVTFGALSYAVLATGKVPGTAWLALAMGVAAFALDLFDARRSLRLKRVLRALALNIVLPAAILALTYGLAGPKTPIAVNITLSLLIVAAIGLFLYRIAFQPLAHTSVLVLLIASVGCHLALQGLGLVFFGAEGLRGPALSSAALTVGPLRFTGQSLAVYGLTIAFIVALWLFFGFTLMGKALRATAVNRLGARLVGIRTTLSGQIAFLLASLIGAISGILIVPITTLYYDTGFLIGLKGFIAAIIGGLVSYPLTAVAALLVGSVEAFSSFYASNFKEVIVFTLILPVLVLRSLAAPAVEEEKD, from the coding sequence TTGAATACGACGATCATGCTGTTCCTGCTGCAGGACGGCATCACCAATGGCGCGATCTATGCGCTGCTCGGGCTCGCGTTGGTGCTGGTATTTGCCGTCACGCGCGTCATCCTGATCCCGCAGGGTGAGTTCGTCACCTTCGGCGCACTGAGCTACGCCGTGCTGGCGACCGGCAAGGTGCCGGGCACCGCGTGGCTGGCGCTCGCCATGGGCGTGGCTGCCTTTGCTCTCGATCTGTTTGACGCGCGACGGTCGCTACGGCTCAAGCGAGTCCTGCGCGCCCTCGCCCTCAACATCGTTCTCCCCGCCGCGATCCTGGCCCTGACCTACGGGCTGGCCGGTCCCAAGACGCCGATTGCGGTCAACATCACGCTGTCGCTGCTGATCGTCGCGGCGATCGGGCTGTTTCTCTATCGCATCGCGTTCCAGCCGCTCGCCCATACCTCGGTGCTGGTGCTGCTGATCGCATCCGTCGGCTGCCATCTCGCCCTGCAGGGCCTTGGCCTCGTGTTCTTCGGCGCCGAGGGCCTGCGCGGCCCGGCGTTGTCGAGTGCGGCATTGACGGTCGGCCCGCTGCGCTTCACCGGCCAGAGCCTTGCGGTCTACGGGCTGACCATTGCCTTCATCGTCGCGCTGTGGCTGTTCTTCGGCTTCACGCTGATGGGCAAGGCGCTGCGCGCCACCGCGGTCAATCGCCTCGGCGCCCGCCTCGTCGGAATCCGCACCACACTGTCGGGCCAGATCGCGTTCCTGCTGGCGTCATTGATTGGCGCTATTTCCGGAATCCTGATCGTGCCGATCACCACGCTCTACTACGACACCGGCTTCCTGATCGGCCTGAAAGGCTTTATTGCCGCAATCATCGGCGGCCTCGTCAGCTATCCGCTCACCGCGGTCGCCGCGCTATTGGTCGGCAGCGTCGAGGCGTTCTCCTCGTTCTACGCCAGCAATTTCAAGGAGGTCATCGTATTCACGCTGATCCTTCCCGTGCTGGTGCTGCGTTCGCTCGCGGCGCCTGCGGTCGAGGAAGAGAAGGACTGA
- a CDS encoding MarR family winged helix-turn-helix transcriptional regulator has protein sequence MTVSKAATDAVKPSRSNGKEIADGAADNAGLQLGELADLLGYSLKRAQLKVFEDFLRCVAPLQLTPAQFSVLLLLDRNPGRNQTEIANTLGILRPNFVSMLDALESRDLCTRMRSTNDRRSHILVLTDKGRAVLARAKKLVASKHEARLNELLGPANRVALLEMLSKIATEF, from the coding sequence ATGACAGTTTCCAAGGCAGCCACCGATGCCGTCAAGCCGTCGCGGAGCAATGGCAAGGAGATTGCCGATGGCGCCGCTGACAATGCCGGGCTGCAGCTAGGCGAACTCGCCGACCTGCTCGGCTATTCGCTCAAGCGCGCGCAGCTCAAGGTGTTCGAAGATTTCCTGCGCTGCGTCGCGCCGCTGCAACTGACGCCGGCGCAGTTCTCGGTGCTACTGTTGCTCGACCGCAATCCCGGGCGCAATCAGACCGAAATCGCCAACACGCTCGGCATTCTCAGGCCGAATTTCGTCTCGATGCTGGACGCGCTGGAGAGCCGCGATCTCTGCACCCGGATGCGGTCGACCAATGACCGCCGCTCGCACATTCTGGTCCTGACCGACAAGGGAAGGGCGGTATTGGCGCGCGCCAAGAAGCTCGTTGCCAGCAAGCACGAGGCGCGGCTCAACGAATTGCTGGGGCCTGCCAACCGCGTCGCCCTGCTCGAAATGCTGTCGAAGATCGCGACGGAGTTTTGA
- a CDS encoding putative bifunctional diguanylate cyclase/phosphodiesterase — MRLYYQPVVNLASKEISGFEALIRWNHPIKGIVSPATFIPLAEEIGFIVPMGEWVIRQACATAAQWPDHLHVAVNISAMQFRSPGLMQVINGALAASGLAPTRLEIEITETVLLHNKEATLALLHQLRALGIRIAMDDFGTGYSSLTYLQSFPFDKIKIDRSFVKNITEDSSSLNIVRAVAALANGMGMTATAEGVETAEQLDSIASEGCTEMQGFLFSKPLPAAEIERQFLSGRGLREAHGRIVAA; from the coding sequence ATTCGACTGTACTATCAGCCGGTCGTCAACCTCGCCAGCAAGGAAATCAGCGGCTTTGAGGCCTTGATCCGCTGGAATCATCCGATCAAGGGAATTGTCTCGCCGGCCACATTCATCCCGCTGGCAGAGGAAATCGGCTTCATCGTTCCGATGGGCGAATGGGTGATCAGGCAGGCCTGCGCCACCGCCGCGCAATGGCCCGACCACCTTCACGTCGCCGTCAATATTTCAGCAATGCAGTTTCGCAGTCCCGGCCTGATGCAGGTGATCAACGGGGCGCTCGCCGCTTCCGGCCTTGCGCCGACGCGGCTCGAGATCGAAATCACCGAGACCGTATTGCTCCACAACAAGGAAGCCACGCTCGCGCTGTTGCATCAGTTGCGCGCGCTCGGAATCCGGATCGCGATGGACGATTTCGGCACCGGATATTCATCGCTGACCTACTTGCAGAGCTTTCCGTTCGACAAGATCAAGATCGACCGTTCGTTCGTCAAGAACATCACCGAGGATTCGAGCTCGCTCAATATCGTGCGGGCGGTTGCCGCGCTTGCCAATGGCATGGGCATGACGGCCACCGCCGAGGGCGTGGAAACCGCAGAGCAGCTCGACAGCATTGCATCCGAGGGATGCACGGAGATGCAGGGCTTTCTGTTCAGCAAGCCACTCCCCGCCGCCGAGATCGAGCGGCAATTCCTGTCGGGCCGCGGCCTGCGCGAGGCTCATGGCCGTATCGTCGCGGCCTGA
- a CDS encoding PAS-domain containing protein, with protein MTDHGQITASRSAQSSAQLEEAINHLSLGIVIFDEKREVVFCNERYREMYGLSPEQVKPGTPTHELIRHRLRLGLKVQVAVDDYIRERVGRDIALDTTVQEFTDGRFIAYTVYPIPGGGGMATHEDITEREELNARLKKQYELGRQQEETLRVRNFQFDTAINNMSQGLCFFDSDHRLIVCNDRFVEMYDIAPERVSPGMSLVEIVDLRFEAGSFPAMTRDEYLQWRTNVAVSNEAKDSIVDLMNGRTFKIRHRPMPGGGWVATHEDITEQRQSEVKIEYMAHHDALTDLANRVLLNERLEYALGRVQHDEMVAVHHLDLDQFKAVNDTFGHPCGDKLLRIVAERLRALVGAADTIARMGGDEFVIVQAAIADPADATSLAQRAIDALSEPYDIDGQQAVIGVSIGISVGPGDGANPDKLLRNADLALYRAKSDGRGTFRFFEPAMDLQMQTRRIMEQDLRRALPGGEFDCTISRSSTSPARKSAALRP; from the coding sequence ATGACGGATCACGGCCAGATCACCGCCTCGCGGTCGGCGCAGTCGAGTGCGCAGCTCGAAGAGGCGATCAACCATTTGTCGCTCGGAATCGTCATTTTCGACGAGAAGCGCGAAGTCGTTTTCTGCAATGAGCGCTACAGGGAAATGTACGGGCTCTCGCCCGAACAGGTGAAGCCGGGGACACCGACCCATGAGCTGATCCGGCATCGGCTCAGGCTCGGCCTGAAGGTGCAAGTCGCGGTAGATGACTACATCCGTGAGCGCGTCGGCCGCGACATCGCGCTCGATACCACGGTGCAGGAGTTCACTGACGGCCGGTTCATCGCCTACACCGTCTACCCGATACCCGGCGGCGGCGGGATGGCGACCCACGAGGACATCACCGAGCGCGAAGAGCTCAATGCCCGGCTGAAGAAGCAATATGAACTCGGCAGGCAGCAGGAAGAGACCCTGCGCGTCAGAAACTTCCAGTTCGACACCGCGATCAACAACATGTCGCAGGGGCTTTGCTTCTTCGACTCCGATCACCGCCTGATCGTCTGCAACGATCGCTTTGTCGAGATGTATGATATCGCGCCGGAGCGCGTCAGTCCCGGCATGTCGCTGGTCGAGATCGTCGATCTGCGTTTTGAAGCCGGCAGCTTCCCCGCCATGACGCGAGACGAATATCTGCAATGGCGCACCAACGTGGCGGTTTCCAACGAGGCGAAAGACAGCATCGTCGACCTGATGAACGGGCGCACCTTCAAGATCCGTCATCGCCCGATGCCCGGCGGCGGTTGGGTCGCGACCCATGAGGACATCACCGAGCAGCGCCAGTCCGAGGTCAAGATCGAATACATGGCGCATCACGACGCGCTGACCGATCTTGCCAACCGCGTGCTGCTGAACGAGCGGCTCGAATATGCGTTGGGCAGGGTTCAGCACGACGAAATGGTCGCCGTCCATCACCTCGACCTCGATCAGTTCAAGGCCGTGAACGACACGTTCGGTCATCCCTGCGGCGACAAGTTGCTCAGGATCGTCGCCGAGAGGTTGCGCGCCCTCGTCGGCGCGGCCGACACGATCGCACGGATGGGAGGCGACGAGTTCGTGATCGTGCAGGCCGCGATCGCCGATCCCGCCGACGCCACTTCGCTGGCGCAGCGCGCCATCGATGCGCTGAGCGAACCCTATGACATCGACGGCCAGCAGGCCGTGATCGGCGTCAGCATCGGTATCTCGGTCGGCCCCGGCGACGGCGCGAACCCCGACAAGTTGCTGCGCAATGCCGATCTCGCACTCTATCGCGCCAAGAGCGACGGCCGCGGCACGTTCCGTTTCTTCGAGCCTGCGATGGACCTGCAGATGCAAACCCGCCGCATCATGGAGCAGGATCTGCGCCGAGCGCTGCCGGGAGGCGAATTCGACTGTACTATCAGCCGGTCGTCAACCTCGCCAGCAAGGAAATCAGCGGCTTTGAGGCCTTGA
- a CDS encoding glycerate kinase: MTDRRSLLRAIFDAAVAAAHPDVVLSAHLRPAPKGRVICLAAGKGAAAMAAAAERHYLDTLGLDPSRLIGLATTRHGHGVPTRRIRVIEAGHPVPDEAGLKAADETLRFAAEATADDLLLVLLSGGGSANWIAPADGVSFAQKQQVNRALLRSGAPIGEMNIVRKHLSRIKGGRLARAGQHAAEIVTLAISDVPHDDPSAIASGPTVPDPSTLADARALVAKYNLTVDDAVRRALEDSRNESCKPGDPAFARAHFEMIAKPKASLEAAIKVAKDAGYEVIGLGADLEGEAREVAADHARMALKARSEGKRIAILSGGELTVTVRGNGRGGPNQEYALALADLLKDTAGIVALAADTDGADGGAGSASDPAGAVIDQTTFAKMKSLGLNPAAYLANNDATAFFSATGDLVLTGPTLTNVNDVRVILVDYA, translated from the coding sequence ATGACCGACCGACGTTCCCTCTTGCGTGCGATCTTCGATGCGGCCGTTGCGGCCGCGCATCCGGACGTCGTGCTGTCCGCGCATCTGCGTCCTGCACCCAAGGGCAGGGTGATCTGCCTCGCCGCCGGCAAGGGCGCGGCGGCGATGGCGGCTGCAGCTGAACGGCACTACCTCGATACGCTGGGGCTCGATCCGTCGCGGTTGATTGGGCTTGCCACCACGCGCCACGGCCACGGCGTGCCGACGCGGCGGATCAGGGTAATCGAAGCCGGCCATCCCGTACCTGACGAAGCCGGGCTGAAGGCTGCCGACGAAACGCTGCGGTTCGCCGCCGAGGCAACGGCGGACGATCTGTTGCTGGTGCTGCTGTCCGGAGGCGGCTCCGCAAACTGGATCGCGCCGGCTGATGGCGTTTCGTTCGCACAGAAGCAGCAGGTGAACCGCGCGCTGTTGCGCTCCGGCGCGCCGATCGGCGAGATGAACATCGTCCGCAAGCATCTGTCGCGAATCAAGGGTGGCCGGCTCGCCCGCGCCGGACAGCACGCCGCCGAGATCGTGACGCTCGCGATCTCAGACGTGCCGCACGACGACCCGTCGGCGATTGCATCGGGACCGACGGTGCCGGATCCGAGCACGCTGGCAGACGCCCGCGCGCTGGTGGCGAAGTATAATCTCACGGTTGACGACGCCGTCAGGCGCGCCCTCGAAGATTCGAGGAACGAGAGCTGCAAGCCAGGCGATCCTGCCTTTGCTCGCGCGCACTTCGAAATGATCGCAAAACCGAAGGCTTCGCTCGAGGCGGCCATCAAGGTCGCGAAGGACGCGGGATATGAGGTCATCGGCCTCGGCGCCGACCTCGAAGGCGAAGCGCGCGAGGTGGCGGCCGATCATGCGCGGATGGCGCTGAAGGCACGCAGCGAAGGCAAGCGCATCGCGATCCTGTCGGGCGGCGAGCTCACGGTGACCGTGCGCGGCAATGGCCGCGGCGGCCCCAACCAGGAATATGCGCTGGCGCTGGCGGACCTCCTGAAGGACACGGCCGGCATTGTGGCGCTGGCCGCCGACACCGACGGCGCCGACGGCGGCGCCGGCAGCGCTAGCGATCCGGCCGGCGCCGTGATCGATCAGACGACGTTTGCGAAGATGAAGTCGCTCGGCCTCAATCCCGCGGCCTATCTCGCCAACAACGACGCCACCGCGTTCTTTTCAGCCACCGGCGATCTCGTGCTGACGGGTCCGACGCTCACCAACGTCAATGACGTCAGGGTGATCCTGGTGGACTACGCTTAG
- a CDS encoding ABC transporter substrate-binding protein, with protein MSTMKKLAVVSAAFGLLAATSSGVLAQKKYDPGASDTEIKIGNIMPYSGPASAYGVIGKTEEAYFRKINAEGGINGRKVNFISYDDAYSPPKTVEQTRKLVESDEVLLIFNPLGTPPNTAIQKYLNSKKVPQLFVATGATKWNDPKTFPWTMGWQPNYQSETQIYAKYILKEKPNAKVAVLYQNDDYGKDYLKGFKDGLGAKAASMIVIEESYEVSEPTIDSHIVKMKATGADVFINITTPKFAAQAIKKNAEIGWRPLHFLNNVSASIGSVIKPAGLENAQDIISSQYLKDPTDAQWKDDAGMKAWNEFLDKYYPEANRADASVMYGYSVAQTLAHVLEACGDNLTRENVMKQAASIKDLELGGLLPGIKVNTSATDFAPISSVQLIKFKGETWERFGEILSGDAGG; from the coding sequence ATGTCCACAATGAAAAAACTTGCGGTTGTTTCGGCCGCGTTTGGACTACTCGCGGCAACTTCGAGCGGCGTTCTCGCACAGAAGAAGTACGACCCCGGCGCGAGCGATACCGAGATCAAGATCGGCAACATCATGCCCTACAGCGGACCGGCTTCGGCCTATGGCGTGATCGGCAAAACCGAGGAAGCCTATTTCAGGAAGATCAACGCCGAGGGCGGCATCAACGGCCGCAAGGTCAACTTCATCAGCTATGACGATGCCTACAGCCCGCCGAAGACGGTGGAACAGACGCGCAAGCTGGTCGAGAGCGATGAAGTCCTCCTGATCTTCAATCCGCTCGGCACCCCGCCGAACACGGCTATCCAGAAGTACCTCAACAGCAAGAAGGTGCCGCAACTGTTCGTCGCGACCGGCGCCACCAAGTGGAACGATCCGAAGACCTTCCCCTGGACGATGGGCTGGCAGCCCAACTACCAAAGCGAGACGCAGATCTATGCAAAGTACATTCTGAAGGAGAAGCCGAACGCCAAGGTCGCCGTGCTCTATCAGAACGACGACTACGGCAAGGACTACCTGAAGGGCTTCAAGGATGGGCTCGGCGCCAAGGCCGCGTCGATGATCGTCATCGAGGAAAGCTACGAGGTCTCCGAGCCGACCATCGACTCCCATATCGTCAAGATGAAAGCGACCGGAGCCGACGTGTTCATCAACATCACCACGCCGAAATTCGCGGCGCAGGCGATCAAGAAGAACGCCGAGATCGGCTGGAGGCCACTGCACTTCCTCAACAACGTCTCCGCCTCGATCGGCAGCGTCATCAAGCCGGCTGGCTTGGAAAACGCCCAGGACATCATCTCCTCGCAATATCTGAAGGATCCGACGGATGCGCAGTGGAAGGATGATGCGGGCATGAAGGCCTGGAACGAGTTCCTGGACAAATACTATCCGGAAGCCAACCGCGCCGATGCGTCGGTGATGTACGGCTACTCGGTAGCCCAGACTCTGGCGCATGTGCTGGAGGCTTGCGGCGACAATCTCACGCGCGAGAACGTGATGAAGCAGGCGGCCAGCATCAAGGACCTCGAACTCGGCGGTCTGCTGCCGGGCATCAAGGTCAACACGTCAGCGACCGACTTTGCCCCGATTTCGTCGGTGCAACTGATCAAGTTCAAGGGTGAGACCTGGGAACGCTTCGGCGAAATCCTCTCGGGTGACGCCGGCGGCTAG
- a CDS encoding ABC transporter substrate-binding protein, whose amino-acid sequence MLAINLRLGAFSAALALLAATSSGALAQKKYDTGANDTEIKIGNIMPYSGPASAYGVIGKTEEAYFRKINAEGGINGRKINFVSYDDAYSPPKTVEQVRKLVESDEVLLVFNSLGTPPNTAIQKYLNSKKVPQLFVATGATKWNDPKDFPWTMGWQPNYQSESQIYAKYILKNKPDAKIAVLYQNDDYGKDYLKGFKDGLGAKAASMIIIEESYEVSQPTIDSNIVKLKSLNADVFFNITTPKFAAQAIKKMNEIGWKPMHFLNNVSASIGSVMKPAGFENSQDIISSAYLKDPTDAQWKDDAGMKAWNEFLDKYYPEANRADASVIYGYTVAQGLVHVLKACGDDLTRANVMKQAANIKDLELGGLLPGVKVNTSATDFAPISQLQLMKFKGETWERFGEILSGDVGG is encoded by the coding sequence ATGCTCGCCATCAACTTGCGCTTGGGAGCCTTTTCGGCCGCCCTCGCATTGCTTGCTGCCACCAGCAGCGGCGCGCTTGCGCAGAAGAAATACGACACCGGCGCCAACGATACCGAAATCAAGATCGGCAACATCATGCCCTACAGCGGTCCGGCTTCCGCCTACGGCGTGATCGGCAAGACCGAGGAAGCCTATTTCAGGAAGATCAACGCCGAGGGCGGCATCAACGGCCGCAAGATCAACTTCGTCAGTTATGACGATGCCTACTCTCCGCCGAAGACGGTGGAACAGGTGCGCAAGCTGGTCGAGAGCGATGAAGTCCTGCTCGTGTTCAATTCACTGGGCACCCCGCCCAATACCGCGATCCAGAAATACCTGAACTCGAAGAAGGTGCCGCAACTGTTCGTCGCGACCGGCGCCACCAAGTGGAACGATCCAAAAGACTTCCCGTGGACGATGGGCTGGCAGCCCAACTACCAAAGCGAGTCGCAGATCTACGCCAAGTACATTCTGAAGAACAAGCCGGACGCCAAGATCGCCGTGCTCTATCAGAATGACGACTACGGCAAGGACTATCTGAAGGGCTTCAAGGACGGCCTCGGCGCCAAGGCGGCATCGATGATCATCATCGAGGAAAGCTATGAGGTCTCGCAGCCGACGATCGATTCCAACATCGTCAAGCTGAAGTCGCTCAATGCCGACGTGTTCTTCAACATCACGACGCCGAAGTTCGCGGCGCAGGCAATCAAGAAGATGAACGAGATCGGCTGGAAGCCGATGCACTTCCTCAACAACGTCTCGGCCTCGATCGGCAGCGTCATGAAGCCGGCCGGCTTCGAGAATTCGCAGGACATCATCTCGTCCGCCTACCTCAAGGATCCGACCGACGCGCAGTGGAAGGACGACGCCGGGATGAAGGCCTGGAACGAGTTCCTGGACAAGTATTATCCGGAAGCCAACCGTGCCGACGCCTCGGTGATATACGGTTATACCGTGGCACAAGGCCTCGTTCACGTGCTGAAGGCTTGCGGCGACGACCTGACCCGCGCAAACGTCATGAAGCAGGCGGCGAACATCAAGGACCTCGAGCTTGGCGGCCTGCTGCCGGGCGTCAAGGTCAACACTTCGGCGACCGACTTTGCCCCGATTTCGCAATTGCAGTTGATGAAGTTCAAGGGCGAGACCTGGGAACGCTTCGGCGAGATTCTCTCCGGCGACGTCGGCGGCTAG
- a CDS encoding branched-chain amino acid ABC transporter permease, translated as MSAAAEDAVTEAPAVEAVPKRAMTLGTGTSLVILAALLVTPVFVKNFVVFQMTMVMIYGIAVLALNILTGGSGQFSLGQSAFYALGAYTSAVLMENVGMNYALTLPIAGLVSFGAGYLFGKPALRLSGIYLALATFALAVAMPQLLKLHFLEHWTGGVQGLTVMKPDAPFGLPIGQDKWLYYFTLAIALAIYIGSVNLLRSRSGRAFMSIRDNEIAASAMGVDVAQYKTLAFGVSAGITGIAGGLSAIVVAFVAPDSYTINLAIALFLGMVVGGVGWLPGSFVGAAFIIFVPNIAESISKGLSGAVFGVLLFLVIFLVPHGARQVAIVAQQMLGNLRKN; from the coding sequence ATGAGCGCAGCTGCAGAAGACGCAGTCACAGAAGCCCCGGCCGTCGAGGCCGTTCCGAAGCGCGCCATGACGCTGGGCACCGGCACCTCGCTGGTGATCCTGGCGGCACTGCTCGTCACCCCGGTGTTCGTGAAGAACTTCGTCGTCTTCCAAATGACGATGGTCATGATCTACGGGATCGCGGTGCTGGCGCTCAACATCCTGACCGGCGGCAGCGGGCAATTCTCGCTCGGCCAGAGCGCATTCTACGCGCTCGGCGCCTATACGTCGGCGGTGCTGATGGAAAACGTCGGCATGAACTATGCGCTGACGCTGCCGATCGCGGGGCTGGTCTCGTTCGGCGCCGGCTACCTGTTCGGCAAACCCGCGTTGCGGCTTTCCGGCATCTACCTGGCCCTTGCCACCTTCGCGCTTGCGGTCGCCATGCCGCAACTCCTGAAGCTGCATTTCCTCGAGCATTGGACCGGCGGCGTGCAGGGCCTCACCGTCATGAAACCCGATGCGCCGTTCGGCCTGCCGATTGGACAGGACAAGTGGCTCTACTACTTCACGCTGGCGATCGCGCTGGCGATCTATATCGGGTCGGTCAACCTGCTACGCTCACGCTCGGGCCGCGCCTTCATGTCGATCCGCGACAATGAGATCGCGGCCTCCGCCATGGGCGTCGATGTCGCCCAGTACAAGACGCTCGCCTTCGGCGTGTCCGCGGGCATCACCGGTATCGCCGGCGGGCTCAGCGCCATCGTCGTGGCGTTCGTGGCGCCCGACAGCTACACGATCAACCTGGCCATCGCGCTATTCCTTGGCATGGTGGTCGGCGGCGTGGGCTGGCTGCCGGGCTCGTTCGTCGGCGCCGCCTTCATCATCTTCGTGCCCAACATCGCGGAGAGCATCTCCAAGGGCCTCTCCGGCGCGGTGTTCGGCGTGCTTCTGTTCCTCGTGATCTTCCTCGTACCGCATGGTGCAAGGCAGGTTGCGATTGTTGCGCAGCAGATGCTCGGCAATCTCAGGAAGAACTGA
- a CDS encoding branched-chain amino acid ABC transporter permease, producing MELFTNQVLAGIATGAIYACMALAVVMIYQAIDHLNFAQGEMAMFSTFISWQLMQWGVPYWWSFLLTLAISFAGGILIERLLFKPLAKAPVLTNVAGFIALFAIVNSVAGLIWDFTIKQYPTPFGSAPFLGSQLISTHQAGMIGVTLLMLVGLYLFFQFTRIGLAMRAAAALPESARLVGVNTSWMIALGWGMASAIGAVAGILIAPVVFLEPNMMGGVLVYGFAAAVLGGLTSPLGAVVGGFLVGVFENLAGTYIPGVGNELKLPIALALIITVLVFKPAGLFGRAIVKRV from the coding sequence ATGGAGCTGTTTACCAACCAAGTCCTGGCCGGTATCGCCACGGGCGCGATCTATGCCTGTATGGCGCTCGCGGTGGTCATGATCTACCAGGCGATCGACCATCTGAACTTCGCCCAGGGCGAAATGGCGATGTTCTCGACCTTCATCTCCTGGCAATTGATGCAGTGGGGCGTGCCCTATTGGTGGTCGTTCCTGCTCACGCTGGCGATCTCGTTCGCCGGTGGCATCCTCATCGAGCGGCTGCTGTTCAAGCCGCTGGCCAAGGCGCCGGTGCTGACCAACGTCGCCGGTTTCATCGCGCTGTTTGCGATCGTCAACTCGGTAGCCGGTCTGATCTGGGATTTCACCATCAAGCAGTATCCGACCCCGTTCGGCTCCGCGCCGTTCCTCGGCAGCCAGTTGATCTCGACCCACCAGGCCGGGATGATCGGCGTCACGCTTTTGATGCTGGTCGGGCTCTACCTCTTCTTCCAGTTCACGCGGATCGGCCTAGCGATGCGCGCAGCGGCGGCGTTGCCGGAATCGGCGCGCCTGGTCGGCGTCAATACCTCCTGGATGATTGCGCTCGGCTGGGGCATGGCCTCCGCGATCGGCGCCGTCGCCGGCATCCTGATCGCACCAGTCGTGTTCCTCGAACCGAACATGATGGGCGGCGTTCTGGTTTACGGTTTTGCCGCCGCCGTGCTCGGCGGCCTTACCTCGCCGCTCGGCGCCGTCGTGGGCGGGTTCCTGGTCGGCGTCTTCGAGAATCTTGCCGGCACCTACATCCCCGGCGTGGGCAATGAACTGAAACTCCCGATCGCGCTTGCGCTGATCATCACCGTCCTGGTTTTCAAACCTGCCGGTCTCTTCGGCCGAGCCATCGTGAAGCGAGTCTGA
- a CDS encoding ABC transporter ATP-binding protein — MTAMLNVKDLRAYYGQVQALHGLTFALNEGSLTTLLGANGAGKTTTLRAICNMVRSTGAIEFEGKPLSGKSTENVVRLGIAHVPQGRGTFTTMTVEENLQLGAITRTDKKNIVADIERMYEHFPVLKERHTQQAGTLSGGEQQMLAVARALMLRPRLMLLDEPSFGLAPLIVRELFKILGKINREDKVTILVVEQNAQLALELADQAYVIETGKIVMSGNAKEIASNEDVRKSYLGY; from the coding sequence ATGACCGCAATGCTGAACGTCAAGGATCTGCGCGCCTATTACGGTCAGGTCCAGGCACTTCACGGCCTGACCTTTGCGCTCAACGAGGGCTCGCTGACCACGCTGCTGGGCGCCAACGGCGCCGGCAAGACCACCACCTTGCGGGCGATCTGCAACATGGTGCGCTCGACCGGCGCGATCGAGTTCGAGGGCAAGCCGCTTTCGGGCAAATCGACCGAAAACGTGGTCCGTCTCGGCATCGCGCATGTGCCGCAGGGTCGCGGCACCTTCACCACCATGACGGTGGAAGAGAACCTGCAGCTCGGCGCCATCACCCGCACCGACAAGAAGAACATCGTCGCCGATATCGAGCGCATGTACGAGCACTTCCCGGTGCTCAAGGAGCGCCACACCCAGCAGGCCGGCACGCTGTCGGGCGGCGAGCAGCAGATGCTGGCGGTCGCCCGCGCGCTAATGCTGCGTCCGCGGCTGATGCTGCTCGACGAGCCGTCGTTCGGCCTGGCGCCGCTGATCGTGCGCGAGCTGTTCAAGATTCTCGGCAAGATCAACCGCGAGGACAAGGTCACCATTTTGGTGGTCGAGCAGAACGCGCAGTTGGCGCTGGAACTCGCCGACCAGGCCTATGTGATCGAAACCGGGAAGATCGTGATGTCGGGGAACGCGAAGGAAATCGCGAGCAACGAAGACGTCCGCAAATCCTATCTCGGCTACTGA